One part of the Streptomyces nigra genome encodes these proteins:
- a CDS encoding (2Fe-2S)-binding protein encodes MRVNFTVNGRPQEADDVWEGESLLYVLRERLGLPGSKNACEQGECGSCTVRLDGVPVCSCLVAAGQVEGRDVVTVEGLADHARQRSCGDTHGTSLDEAKTWQAKGTDSQTGEGTELAPIQQAFIDAGAVQCGFCTPGLLVAADEMLERNPNPTDADIREALSGNLCRCTGYEKIMDAVRLAAARQGEAV; translated from the coding sequence ATGCGTGTCAACTTCACTGTCAACGGACGTCCGCAGGAGGCCGACGACGTGTGGGAGGGCGAGTCCCTGCTGTACGTCCTGCGCGAGCGGCTCGGCCTGCCGGGCTCCAAGAACGCCTGCGAACAGGGCGAGTGCGGCTCCTGCACGGTCCGTCTGGACGGCGTGCCGGTGTGCTCGTGCCTGGTCGCCGCCGGCCAGGTCGAGGGCCGCGACGTCGTCACCGTCGAGGGCCTCGCGGACCACGCCCGGCAGCGGTCCTGCGGCGACACCCACGGCACCTCGCTCGACGAGGCCAAGACGTGGCAGGCCAAGGGCACCGACTCACAGACCGGCGAGGGCACCGAACTCGCCCCGATCCAGCAGGCGTTCATCGACGCCGGCGCCGTCCAGTGCGGATTCTGCACCCCCGGTCTGCTGGTCGCCGCCGACGAGATGCTGGAGCGCAACCCCAACCCGACCGACGCGGACATCCGCGAGGCACTGTCGGGCAACCTGTGCCGCTGCACCGGCTACGAGAAGATCATGGACGCGGTCCGGCTGGCGGCCGCACGGCAGGGAGAGGCGGTCTGA